One genomic segment of Hordeum vulgare subsp. vulgare chromosome 2H, MorexV3_pseudomolecules_assembly, whole genome shotgun sequence includes these proteins:
- the LOC123426756 gene encoding protein EI24 homolog has product MESLASQAKPAAVLWLAGFLQAARLHRVVSFCVSSRALSIRIAQCFLLNGFIFLGSLLTLKSVVIPTLLWILPEQCDQSWGQHLCDHTAAVAMYSFLRSGLVEIFYVFWFYPLYIFSFIISTLWYGDIAKHALAVVKSKKLDASQASDSDPHNTSVSADRPEGFDGVAIGVGEQVYSILLLTIFFAEVTVIGYVPYLGKAMNFLLLSLMYAYYCFEYKWNFFAVSLNHRLDFFESNWAFFAGFGSPCVLPIFFFSPLTSYGVMAILYPLFVMTAAGTQEEQVIDELKPSHGGKLNRIPLFFVAKRLTTQALQLFPEAQKEQ; this is encoded by the exons ATGGAGTCGCTTGCCTCGCAAGCGAAGCCGGCTGCCGTGCTCTGGCTCGCCGGCTTCCTCCAGGCCGCGCGTCTCCACCGCGTCGTCTCCTTCTGCGTCAG CTCGAGGGCTCTGTCGATCAGAATCGCGCAGTGCTTCCTGCTCAACGGGTTCATCTTCCTGGGGAG CTTGCTAACCTTGAAATCGGTGGTCATTCCAACTCTTCTATGGATACTGCCCGAGCAATGCGATCAGTCCTGGGGACAACATCTATGTGATCACACAGCAGCTGTTGCTATGTATTCGTTCTTACGTTCGGGGCTTGTCGAGATTTTCTAT GTATTTTGGTTTTATCCCCTCTACATCTTCAGCTTTATAATAAGTACACTTTG GTATGGTGACATTGCTAAGCATGCTTTGGCTGTTGTGAAAAGTAAGAAGCTAGATGCAAGTCAAGCATCTGACTCTGATCCTCACAACACGTCTGTATCAGCAGATAGGCCTGAAGGATTTGATGG GGTTGCGATTGGTGTTGGAGAACAGGTCTATTCGATACTTCTTTTGACTATTTTCTTTGCTGAG GTTACAGTAATTGGTTACGTACCTTACCTTGGTAAGGCAATGAACTTTCTGTTACTGTCTTTGATGTATGCCTACTACTGCTTCGA GTACAAGTGGAACTTCTTTGCAGTGAGTCTGAACCACCGGCTTGATTTCTTTGAGTCAAATTGGGCTTTCTTTGCTGGATTTG GTAGTCCATGTGTACTTCCgattttcttcttctctcctcttaCAAGTTATGGTGTGATGGCAATACTTTACCCATTG TTTGTCATGACAGCTGCTGGTACACAAGAAGAGCAAGTCATTGATGAACTGAAACCTTCGCATGGAGGGAAACTGAATAGAATACCTTTATTCTTTGTCGCGAAGCGACTAAC GACACAAGCGCTGCAGTTGTTCCCAGAGGCACAAAAGGAGCAATGA